A section of the Malus sylvestris chromosome 17, drMalSylv7.2, whole genome shotgun sequence genome encodes:
- the LOC126609852 gene encoding stress-induced protein KIN2-like, which produces MNQSQNMSHQAGQAKGQAQEKASGMMDQMGNAAQSAKESAQGAGQQMMEKAQGAADSVKDAVGANKRS; this is translated from the exons ATGAACCAATCCCAGAACATGAGCCACCAAGCTGGCCAGGCCAAGGGCCAAGCTCAA GAAAAGGCCAGTGGCATGATGGACCAAATGGGCAATGCTGCCCAATCTGCCAAGGAATCAGCCCAAGGG GCTGGTCAGCAAATGATGGAGAAGGCTCAGGGAGCAGCTGACTCCGTCAAGGATGCAGTTGGCGCCAACAAAAGAAGCTGA
- the LOC126609851 gene encoding stress-induced protein KIN2-like produces MNQSQNMSHQAGQAKGQAQEKASGMMDQMSNAAQSAKESAQGAGQQMMEKAQGAADSVKDAVGANKRS; encoded by the exons ATGAACCAATCCCAGAACATGAGCCACCAAGCTGGCCAGGCCAAGGGCCAAGCTCAA GAAAAGGCCAGTGGCATGATGGACCAAATGAGCAATGCTGCCCAATCTGCCAAGGAATCAGCCCAGGGG GCTGGTCAGCAAATGATGGAGAAGGCTCAGGGAGCAGCTGACTCCGTCAAGGATGCAGTTGGCGCCAACAAAAGAAGCTGA
- the LOC126612413 gene encoding probable endo-1,3(4)-beta-glucanase ARB_01444 — protein MANICSLALVVYAVCFSVLIPLATSQPFLFPEAQSTIVPNPSTFFAPNLLSSPLPTNSFFQNFVLNNGDQPEYIHPYTIKSSNSSLSLAYPSFSYTSTVISTTPFQPDLTISGSKTTTIPDPNNDHHVVSDFNDLSVTLDFPSSNLRFFLIRGSPYLTCFVSQPTPVSISTSHTIVSSSSASGSNTKFIIKLGNGQTWLIYTSSPTDLTASGASSLTFNNFSGNIRVAVMPDADPKSEAILDQFSSSYPTSGAAVLENSNTLTYKWEKTGGDLLILAHPLHLMLLSNATVLQDFKYKSIDGNLVGVVGDTWVLNSKPIPVTWNSIGGVKIDLFPEIISALRRDVDALSSTELSAASYFYGKLVAKAARLALIAEEVACPDVIPAIRTFLAEKIQPWLDGTFSGNGFLYDKKWGGLVTKQGSTDKGADFGFGLYSDHHYHLGYFVYGISVLAKIDPAWGEKYKPQAYSLLADYLNKDKQSNPNYTRLRCFDLYKLHSWAGGVTEFADGRNQESTSEAVNAYYAAALMGKAYNDPQLEATGSLLTTLEIQAAQMWWHVREGGENQTYEQDFAKENRVVGVLWSTKRDSGLWFAAAEAKEIRLGIQVIPISPITEVLFSDTGFPSELVNWALPALGRTGVTEAWKGFVYALQGLYDKAGALEKIKSLTGFDDGNSLSNLLWWIHSRS, from the coding sequence ATGGCAAACATTTGCTCTCTTGCTCTCGTTGTGTATGCAGTCTGTTTTTCCGTCTTGATTCCGCTGGCCACCTCCCAACCATTCCTCTTCCCGGAAGCTCAATCCACCATCGTCCCCAACCCTTCAACCTTCTTCGCCCCAAACCTCCTCTCATCTCCACTCCCTACCAACTCTTTCTTCCAAAACTTTGTTCTCAACAATGGTGACCAACCTGAGTATATCCATCCCTACACCATCAAATCATCCAACTCCTCCCTATCTCTCGCTTACCCGTCTTTCTCCTACACCTCTACCGTCATATCCACAACTCCGTTTCAACCCGACCTCACCATATCTGGCTCGAAAACCACCACCATCCCAGATCCAAACAACGACCACCATGTAGTCTCCGACTTCAATGATCTCAGTGTGACATTGGACTTTCCCTCCTCCAACCTCCGCTTCTTCCTCATCCGTGGAAGCCCCTATCTCACATGCTTTGTTTCTCAACCCACACCGGTTTCTATATCAACCTCTCATACAATTGTATCGTCATCATCCGCGAGTGGCTCAAACACCAAGTTCATCATCAAGCTTGGAAACGGTCAGACATGGCTAATATACACATCCTCCCCAACTGATTTAACTGCCAGCGGCGCATCGTCATTAACTTTTAACAATTTTTCTGGGAACATTCGAGTTGCTGTTATGCCAGATGCTGATCCCAAATCCGAGGCAATTCTTGACCAATTCAGTTCTTCTTACCCAACTTCCGGTGCAGCTGTGCTCGAAAACTCCAATACTTTGACATATAAATGGGAAAAGACAGGTGGAGATTTGCTCATTCTAGCTCATCCTCTCCATCTTATGCTTCTGTCAAATGCTACTGTTTTGCAAGATTTTAAATACAAAAGCATTGATGGAAATTTGGTTGGCGTTGTTGGTGATACGTGGGTTTTAAACTCGAAGCCTATTCCGGTCACTTGGAATTCTATTGGAGGTGTCAAAATAGATTTGTTCCCTGAAATCATTTCTGCACTTCGTCGAGATGTAGACGCTCTTAGTTCAACAGAATTATCTGCTGCATCATATTTTTATGGGAAACTAGTTGCTAAAGCAGCAAGGCTGGCTTTGATTGCCGAGGAGGTAGCTTGTCCCGATGTGATCCCGGCGATTAGGACATTCTTGGCAGAGAAAATCCAGCCGTGGCTGGATGGTACTTTTAGTGGCAATGGATTTTTGTATGATAAAAAGTGGGGTGGACTTGTTACCAAACAAGGATCAACTGATAAAGGTGCCGATTTTGGGTTTGGTCTTTATTCCGATCACCATTACCATCTGGGGTACTTTGTTTATGGTATTTCAGTGCTAGCAAAGATTGACCCTGCATGGGGGGAGAAGTACAAGCCTCAAGCTTATTCACTCCTGGCAGATTATCTCAACAAGGACAAGCAATCGAATCCAAATTATACGCGTCTGAGATGTTTTGATCTTTATAAATTGCACTCGTGGGCAGGAGGAGTGACGGAATTCGCAGATGGGAGGAATCAAGAGAGCACGAGTGAGGCGGTCAATGCTTACTATGCAGCTGCTTTGATGGGGAAAGCGTATAATGATCCGCAACTTGAGGCCACCGGTTCATTGCTTACCACATTGGAAATTCAGGCAGCGCAAATGTGGTGGCATgtgagagagggaggagagaatcAAACTTACGAGCAAGATTTTGCAAAAGAAAATCGGGTCGTGGGAGTTCTATGGTCGACCAAGAGAGACAGCGGACTTTGGTTTGCTGCTGCagaggcaaaagaaattagACTTGGAATTCAAGTGATTCCTATTTCACCAATCACTGAGGTGTTGTTCTCCGATACTGGCTTTCCTAGCGAGCTGGTGAATTGGGCATTGCCGGCGCTCGGTAGAACCGGAGTCACGGAAGCCTGGAAAGGGTTTGTGTATGCATTACAAGGGTTGTACGACAAAGCAGGCGCTTTGGAGAAGATTAAGAGCTTGACTGGTTTCGACGATGGAAACTCCCTTAGTAATCTTTTGTGGTGGATTCATAGTAGGTCATGA
- the LOC126612235 gene encoding phenolic glucoside malonyltransferase 2-like: MAKPGSVKVVEVCRVAPKPSSQPDSAHPDDLSLPLTFFDLRWLRFPPPQILFFYEISSFDTSYFFDSILPNLKTSLSATLQHFVPLAGNLTWPQDSSKPLLSYVLGDAVSLTIAESDADFHRLTSSNNFDIKAKEYHPLVPQLAVSHEKAAVLALQITVFPNSCFSIGSAMHHVVLDGLSAFSFFNLWGYLCKHGGGGGEGSPSSPSYDRKLIKDPAGLQAIYLNEWLRLGGPNNRSLMPLEVKGSGDSIRGTFEFTIAKIQMLRHSVMAAMMAKEKKKQANHDSKQLHLSTFSLACAYTWVCLVRAEDTKTDKVLFAINVDCRPRLDPPLPVTYFGNCVAAHRAVAETKDLLGEDGLFVALKAISEVIKSLDKTLLDGAETWVSRMLNTRQSSSTDRVIPISGSHRLDFYGAADFGWGRPKKHEIVSIDGSGAISLQESKNGDGGVEVGLVLEKHCMEAFASLFANGLEDMRSLV; the protein is encoded by the coding sequence ATGGCAAAACCAGGCTCAGTCAAAGTAGTAGAGGTTTGCCGTGTAGCTCCGAAACCAAGCTCGCAGCCGGACTCTGCCCACCCGGATGATCTGTCTCTTCCTCTCACCTTCTTTGACCTCCGTTGGCTAAGGTTTCCACCCCCTCAAATCCTTTTCTTCTACGAAATATCTTCATTCGACACATCATACTTCTTCGATTCCATACTTCCGAACCTCAAAACCTCGCTTTCCGCCACCCTCCAGCATTTTGTACCTCTAGCAGGAAACCTCACCTGGCCTCAAGACTCCTCCAAACCCCTTCTCAGTTACGTTTTAGGCGATGCAGTTTCTCTCACAATCGCTGAATCTGATGCTGATTTCCACCGTCTAACTTCAAGCAACAACTTTGACATTAAAGCCAAAGAGTACCATCCTCTTGTACCCCAATTGGCAGTGTCTCATGAAAAAGCTGCGGTGTTGGCGTTGCAAATAACCGTCTTTCCCAATAGCTGTTTTTCAATTGGATCAGCGATGCACCATGTTGTCCTAGATGGCTTATCTGCATTCTCATTTTTTAACTTATGGGGTTACCTATGCAAACATGGAGGAGGGGGAGGAGAAGGGTCGCCATCTTCACCAAGTTATGACAGAAAGCTCATCAAGGACCCTGCAGGGCTCCAAGCAATCTACTTAAACGAGTGGTTAAGATTGGGTGGTCCAAACAATAGAAGCTTAATGCCTTTGGAGGTTAAAGGTTCAGGAGACTCAATTCGAGGCACCTTTGAATTCACAATCGCGAAAATCCAAATGCTAAGACATTCAGTGATGGCAGCTATGATggcgaaggagaagaagaaacaagctAATCATGATTCGAAACAATTGCATTTGTCAACATTTTCGCTAGCATGCGCCTATACATGGGTTTGCTTAGTCAGGGCAGAGGATACCAAAACAGATAAAGTACTTTTTGCCATTAACGTGGACTGCAGGCCACGCTTAGACCCTCCTCTCCCGGTAACCTATTTTGGGAATTGTGTTGCAGCACATCGAGCAGTTGCGGAAACAAAGGACCTATTGGGAGAAGATGGCCTGTTTGTGGCCTTGAAAGCAATCAGTGAAGTGATCAAAAGTTTGGACAAGACCCTTTTGGATGGGGCAGAGACTTGGGTTTCAAGAATGCTCAATACACGGCAGAGTAGTAGTACTGATAGAGTAATTCCCATTTCCGGTTCACACCGGCTAGACTTTTATGGTGCAGCTGATTTCGGATGGGGAAGACCGAAGAAGCACGAGATAGTTTCGATAGATGGGTCAGGGGCGATATCTTTGCAAGAgagcaagaatggtgatggtggtgttgAGGTTGGCTTGGTTTTGGAAAAACATTGTATGGAGGCCTTTGCTTCTCTATTTGCTAATGGTCTTGAAGACATGCGAAGCCTTGTGTAG
- the LOC126612239 gene encoding malonyl-CoA:anthocyanidin 5-O-glucoside-6''-O-malonyltransferase-like, whose product MAKPGLVRVVEAFSVASKPSSRPDSTHPEDLSLPLTFFDLRWLRFSPSQSLFFYEMPSFDASHFFDSILPKLKTSLSATLQHFVPLAGNLTWPLDFPEPLLRYLKGNAIMLTIAESDADFHRLISSNNFDIEAKQYHPLVPQLAMSHEKAAVLALQITVFSNGGFSIGSAMHHAVFDGLSALLFFKFWGHLCKHGGGEGGGPPPLPSYDRKVIKDPAGLQEIYSNDWLRLGGPNNRSLLPLEVKRPGDSIRGTFEFTRAKIETLRRSVMRTMMTKNKEQADHSKLLHLSTFSLTCAYTWVCLVRAEETKTERVFFIIPVDCRSRLDPPLPPTYFGNCIAGHRAVAETNDLLGEDGMFVALKAISDVIKSFDKTLLEGAETWVSRMFNTLQPSAGRIIPAAGSPRFEFYDAADFGWGRPTKHEVVSIDRTGTISFQESKNGGGGVEVGLVLKKHYMEAFASLFAKDLEENLSRIQ is encoded by the exons ATGGCAAAACCAGGCTTGGTCAGAGTAGTTGAGGCTTTCAGTGTAGCTTCGAAACCAAGTTCGCGGCCAGACTCTACCCACCCGGAGGATCTGTCTCTTCCTCTCACCTTCTTTGACCTCCGTTGGCTAAGGTTttcaccctctcaaagccttTTCTTCTACGAAATGCCTTCATTCGACGCATCACACTTCTTTGATTCC ATACTTCCGAAGCTCAAAACCTCGCTTTCCGCCACCCTCCAACATTTTGTACCTCTAGCAGGAAACCTCACCTGGCCTCTAGACTTCCCCGAACCCCTTCTCAGGTATCTCAAAGGCAACGCAATTATGCTAACAATCGCCGAGTCTGATGCTGATTTCCACCGTCTAATTTCAAGCAACAACTTTGACATTGAAGCCAAACAGTACCATCCTCTTGTACCCCAACTGGCAATGTCTCATGAAAAAGCTGCGGTGCTGGCATTGCAAATAACCGTCTTTTCCAATGGCGGTTTTTCGATTGGATCAGCTATGCACCATGCCGTCTTTGATGGCTTATCTGCActcttgtttttcaaattttggggtCACCTATGCAAAcatggaggaggagaaggaggaggaccACCACCTTTGCCAAGTTACGATAGAAAGGTCATCAAGGACCCAGCCGGGCTCCAAGAAATCTACTCGAACGACTGGTTAAGATTGGGTGGTCCAAACAATAGAAGCTTACTGCCTCTGGAGGTTAAACGTCCAGGAGACTCAATTCGAGGCACCTTCGAGTTCACACGCGCGAAAATCGAGACATTAAGGCGGTCAGTGATGAGGACTATGATGACAAAGAATAAGGAGCAAGCTGATCATTCAAAACTACTGCATTTATCGACATTTTCGCTAACATGCGCCTATACATGGGTTTGCTTAGTCAGGGCTGAGGAGACCAAAACAGAGAGAGTATTTTTCATCATTCCTGTGGACTGCCGGTCACGCTTAGACCCTCCCCTACCGCCAACTTATTTCGGGAACTGCATCGCAGGACATCGAGCAGTTGCGGAAACAAATGACCTATTGGGAGAAGATGGGATGTTTGTGGCCTTGAAAGCAATTAGCGACGTGATAAAAAGTTTCGACAAGACCCTTTTGGAGGGGGCAGAGACTTGGGTATCAAGAATGTTCAATACACTGCAGCCCAGTGCTGGCAGAATAATTCCCGCTGCCGGTTCACCCCGGTTTGAGTTTTATGATGCAGCTGATTTCGGATGGGGAAGACCAACGAAGCACGAGGTAGTTTCGATAGACAGGACAGGGACGATATCTTTTCAAGAGAGCAagaatggtggtggtggagttGAGGTCGGGTTGGTTTTGAAAAAACATTACATGGAGGCTTTTGCTTCTCTATTTGCTAAAGATCTTGAAGAAAATTTAAGCCGCATACAGTAG